The Oxalobacteraceae bacterium OTU3CINTB1 genome includes a window with the following:
- a CDS encoding copper oxidase encodes MTTRRSFLSGAALIGAGMVTKAGAASLPEAPVQSSAATAPPLVPPNGRPYNPVVTLNGWTLPWRMKDGVKEFHLVAEPVVRELAPGMTANLWGYNGQSPGPTIEVVEGDRVRIFVTNKLPEHTSVHWHGQLLPNGMDGITGLTQPGIQPGKTFVYEFVARHAGTFMYHPHADEMAQMAMGMMGFWITHPKDPKQHAVERDFVFLLSAYDIEPGSYTPKINTMLDFNLWTFNSRAFPGIDPMVVRKNDRVRIRAGNLTMTNHPIHLHGHTFEVTGTDGGWVRPSARWPEVTTDVAVGQMRAIEFVADAPGDWAFHCHKSHHTMNAMGHNVPTMIGVDHTGVAEKINKLVPGYMVMGDKGGSMGDMQMPLPENTLPMMSGDGPFGGLEMGGMFTTVKVREGLARDDYKDPGWYRHPKGTVAYEWTGEVPPAPRAPGVPPSKPTETMNVKRDAKHHH; translated from the coding sequence ATGACCACCCGCAGATCATTCCTCAGCGGCGCAGCCCTCATTGGCGCCGGCATGGTCACCAAGGCCGGCGCGGCCTCGCTGCCGGAGGCGCCGGTGCAATCGTCGGCCGCCACCGCGCCGCCGCTGGTGCCGCCCAACGGCCGCCCGTACAATCCCGTCGTCACGCTTAATGGCTGGACTTTGCCGTGGCGGATGAAGGACGGCGTCAAGGAGTTCCACCTGGTGGCCGAACCGGTGGTGCGCGAACTGGCGCCCGGCATGACGGCCAACCTGTGGGGCTACAACGGACAGAGTCCCGGCCCGACGATCGAAGTGGTGGAGGGCGACCGCGTGCGCATCTTCGTCACCAATAAACTGCCCGAGCACACCAGCGTGCACTGGCACGGCCAGCTTCTGCCGAACGGCATGGACGGCATCACCGGTTTGACGCAGCCCGGCATCCAGCCGGGTAAGACCTTCGTCTACGAATTCGTCGCGCGCCACGCCGGCACCTTCATGTACCACCCGCATGCCGACGAGATGGCGCAGATGGCGATGGGGATGATGGGCTTCTGGATCACGCACCCGAAGGACCCGAAGCAGCACGCGGTGGAACGCGACTTCGTCTTCCTGCTGAGCGCCTACGACATCGAACCTGGCAGCTACACGCCGAAGATCAACACGATGCTCGACTTTAATCTGTGGACGTTCAACAGCCGCGCCTTCCCCGGCATCGATCCGATGGTGGTGCGCAAGAACGACCGGGTGCGCATCCGCGCCGGCAACCTGACGATGACCAACCATCCGATCCACCTGCACGGTCACACTTTCGAAGTGACGGGGACGGACGGCGGCTGGGTGCGGCCGTCGGCGCGTTGGCCGGAGGTGACCACCGACGTCGCCGTCGGCCAGATGCGGGCCATTGAATTCGTCGCCGACGCGCCGGGCGACTGGGCCTTCCATTGCCACAAATCGCACCATACGATGAACGCGATGGGTCACAACGTGCCGACCATGATTGGCGTCGATCACACCGGCGTCGCCGAGAAAATCAACAAGCTGGTGCCGGGCTATATGGTCATGGGCGACAAGGGTGGTTCGATGGGCGACATGCAGATGCCGCTGCCGGAGAACACCCTGCCGATGATGAGCGGGGACGGACCTTTCGGCGGACTGGAGATGGGCGGCATGTTCACCACGGTCAAAGTCCGCGAGGGGCTGGCGCGCGACGATTACAAGGACCCTGGCTGGTACCGGCATCCGAAGGGCACGGTGGCTTACGAGTGGACCGGCGAAGTGCCGCCGGCGCCACGCGCACCGGGCGTGCCGCCGTCCAAGCCGACGGAGACGATGAACGTCAAGCGCGACGCCAAGCATCACCATTGA
- a CDS encoding TolC family protein translates to MNCLHKLAGGASMALLLGGCASLSGDGGFGAAAGVSEQRTGLSASVAGRLPRNDDDARALAAVIDKKLGQPLAVDEAVHIALLNNRGLQASYWSLGIAEADLVQAGRLQNPVFDFKRSHGGGEVSIERTLTFNLLSLIMAPLAGRIEGRRYEQTKLLVSNEALKVAADTRRAWVEAVAANQSAEYAVQVEESAQASAELADRMRKAGNWSAMDVAREQAYHAQTVADVSAARKAAVAAREKLTRLMGLSGAQTAYKLPDHLPELPAAPQELGDIEQIAVNERLDIQAAKLDTAHTASTLGLTKTTRFINVLDLGVVSNSEGRTNARGYELSLEIPLFEWGSTRVARAEATYMQSVNLLAQAAINARSEARESYADYRASYELARHYRDHVVPLRKKLADETLLRYNGMLMSVFELLADAREQSAAVNGYIGALKDYWTAQANLEAALGGRLGDRQSTNKGVTP, encoded by the coding sequence ATGAATTGTCTGCATAAACTCGCCGGTGGCGCCAGCATGGCGCTGCTGCTCGGCGGCTGCGCGTCGCTGTCCGGCGACGGCGGCTTCGGCGCCGCCGCCGGCGTCAGCGAACAACGTACGGGCCTGAGCGCCAGCGTCGCCGGCCGCCTGCCGCGCAACGACGACGACGCCCGTGCGCTGGCCGCCGTCATCGACAAAAAACTGGGGCAGCCACTGGCTGTCGACGAAGCGGTGCATATCGCGCTGTTGAATAATCGGGGGCTGCAAGCGAGTTATTGGTCGCTTGGCATCGCCGAAGCGGACCTGGTGCAGGCCGGGCGCTTGCAAAATCCCGTGTTCGATTTTAAACGTAGCCACGGCGGCGGTGAGGTCAGTATCGAACGCACGCTGACCTTCAATCTTCTCAGCTTGATCATGGCGCCGCTGGCCGGCCGCATCGAAGGGCGCCGCTACGAGCAGACCAAACTGCTGGTTTCGAACGAGGCGCTGAAGGTCGCCGCCGACACCCGCCGCGCGTGGGTGGAGGCGGTGGCCGCCAACCAGAGCGCCGAATACGCCGTGCAGGTGGAGGAATCGGCGCAGGCCAGCGCCGAACTGGCCGACCGCATGCGCAAGGCCGGCAACTGGAGCGCGATGGACGTGGCGCGCGAACAGGCCTACCACGCGCAAACGGTGGCCGACGTCAGCGCCGCGCGCAAGGCGGCCGTCGCCGCGCGCGAAAAGCTGACCCGCCTGATGGGACTGAGCGGCGCGCAGACCGCGTACAAGCTGCCGGACCATTTGCCCGAGCTGCCCGCCGCGCCGCAGGAATTGGGCGACATCGAGCAGATCGCCGTCAACGAGCGATTGGACATCCAGGCCGCCAAACTCGATACGGCGCACACGGCATCGACCCTTGGTCTGACCAAGACCACGCGCTTCATCAACGTGCTCGATCTGGGTGTGGTCAGTAATAGCGAAGGCCGGACGAACGCGCGCGGCTATGAGCTGTCGCTGGAGATTCCATTGTTCGAGTGGGGCTCGACGCGGGTGGCGCGGGCCGAGGCGACCTATATGCAATCGGTCAATCTGCTGGCGCAAGCGGCCATCAACGCCCGCAGCGAGGCGCGCGAAAGCTACGCCGACTATCGCGCCTCCTACGAGCTGGCGCGCCACTATCGTGATCATGTGGTCCCGCTGCGTAAAAAGCTGGCCGACGAAACCCTGTTGCGCTACAACGGCATGCTGATGAGCGTATTCGAACTGCTGGCCGACGCCCGCGAACAATCGGCCGCCGTCAACGGCTACATCGGCGCGCTCAAGGACTACTGGACCGCGCAAGCCAATCTCGAAGCCGCATTGGGTGGCCGCCTCGGCGACCGTCAGTCAACCAACAAAGGAGTAACCCCATGA